From a region of the Hymenobacter jejuensis genome:
- a CDS encoding universal stress protein, with protein MAPSLLVLTDFSAAADHALAYAAALAAATQGQLVLLHGRRHSMLDAEAFTDRLQHLSEGEIAAALAERAQRQSVPTIVEAAGDRVPAAVTDAVRRHGSWLVVLGKPDTESVPDALVSSTSLELLRAASCPLLVVPVVAKHTAVPPQHILLAADDMPLHIAPGTVEAFRKFLETSPVHFTLTHVVEPEDNDSCATALQQLRASGLTEAEQLVRTYGVRSLRPAEGIRQAAADTHADLLVLLARPHSFWGTLFHKSVTAEAVRRSRIPVLVLPTLQ; from the coding sequence ATGGCTCCTTCCCTGCTCGTTCTGACTGATTTTTCGGCCGCCGCCGACCATGCGCTGGCCTATGCCGCCGCGTTGGCCGCGGCCACGCAGGGGCAGCTGGTGCTGCTGCACGGACGGCGCCATTCCATGCTGGATGCCGAGGCTTTCACAGATCGGTTGCAGCACCTGAGCGAAGGTGAGATTGCTGCTGCGCTGGCCGAGCGGGCGCAACGCCAGTCCGTACCGACCATAGTAGAAGCCGCTGGCGACCGGGTGCCCGCGGCCGTAACCGATGCCGTGCGACGGCATGGGTCGTGGCTGGTGGTGTTGGGGAAGCCCGATACCGAATCGGTGCCGGATGCGCTGGTCAGCAGCACGTCGCTGGAGTTGCTGCGAGCGGCTTCTTGTCCACTTTTGGTGGTGCCTGTTGTGGCCAAACACACAGCTGTTCCGCCGCAGCACATCCTGCTGGCTGCCGACGATATGCCGTTGCACATAGCACCGGGCACTGTGGAGGCTTTTCGTAAATTTCTGGAAACCAGCCCGGTTCACTTTACGCTCACTCACGTCGTCGAGCCCGAGGACAACGACTCGTGCGCTACTGCCCTTCAACAGCTGCGAGCTAGCGGCCTCACCGAAGCTGAACAACTTGTACGGACGTATGGCGTCCGGAGCCTACGCCCGGCCGAAGGCATCCGACAAGCAGCCGCCGATACCCACGCCGATTTGTTGGTGTTGCTGGCTCGTCCACACAGTTTTTGGGGGACGCTATTTCATAAAAGCGTTACGGCCGAAGCTGTGCGCCGCAGTCGTATACCGGTGCTGGTATTGCCTACCTTACAATAA